In a single window of the Rhopalosiphum padi isolate XX-2018 chromosome 1, ASM2088224v1, whole genome shotgun sequence genome:
- the LOC132932452 gene encoding uncharacterized protein LOC132932452 isoform X2, producing the protein MNHFHYYAVAFVFVIACNYIVRGLHINDIDLTQYHWETMADVQTYDPRTYHLEYIQGLVKKRRKRGFFSMKIPISFTNSVADDEEETVTAITTSDTDTDADTTTRTFANEMSETAANVQAAYWDFMNSAPSKTTYVVSIGTDVKKALVEAAPYLPLVNRVSTYIVPDLSQRDVLALSVNVAALTTQGIKNYSNAEVAESSREPDVGATISQYATGIYNKLKDAFKSHFGDVLDNSPDEEKPHSSEETHGIFDTVKSKMNIFSSFMNSYDSPITENNDDQIETTTVTHTYIEDSQTPITNTIITKTSKTYESDAEPILQTTYGETKHVILSNKLLQNGKHNVDRVITEMKNDSNSDENSANESEEFYDDDDVEAYDDDNDDVSMNVDDGNMINDNNVEINEKDFKKVMQESMKLQPDFVQNLDGKELLEQIEESQKSLPNPKTDNRKIFNALIEELEIDQRVSDDKVNELIDGLEKITNYFISSGIKKNEILTTPPTLPMN; encoded by the exons ATGAATCATTTCCATTATTATGCAGTTGCGTTTGTCTTCGTGATCGCGTGCAACTACATT GTGCGCGGGCTTCACATAAACGATATTGACCTAACACAATATCATTGGGAAACAATGGCCGATGTACAAACCTACGACCCGCGTACATACCATCTCGAATATATTCAAGGCTTAGTTAAAAAAAGGAGGAAACGAGGATTTTTCTCGATGAAAATTCCGATATCGTTTACCAATTCCGTTGCAGACGACGAGGAGGAAACAGTCACCGCGATCACCACTTCGGACACCGACACCGATGCCGACACCACAACCCGCACCTTTGCCAACGAGATGAGTGAGACTGCGGCGAACGTCCAGGCGGCCTATTGGGATTTCATGAACTCGGCCCCATCGAAAACGACGTACGTCGTGAGCATCGGGACGGACGTGAAGAAAGCCTTGGTGGAGGCCGCTCCGTACCTGCCACTAGTGAACAGGGTGTCCACGTACATCGTGCCCGACTTGTCACAGCGTGACGTGCTCGCGTTGTCAGTGAACGTGGCGGCACTCACCACTCAAGGGATCAAGAACTACTCGAACGCCGAAGTCGCCGAATCTTCG AGGGAACCCGATGTTGGTGCTACTATTAGTCAATATGCGACTGGCATTTACAACAAGTTGAAAGATGCTTTTAAATCACATTTTGGAGATGTTTTGGATAATTCACCAGACGAAGAAAAACCCCATTCATCGGAAGAAACACATGGTATATTCGATACAGTGAAaagtaaaatgaatatttttagcaGTTTTATGAATAGTTATGACTCACCCATAACTGAAAACAATGACGACCAAATTGAGACTACGACAGTAACACATACGTACATAGAAGATTCTCAAACCCCTATAACCAACACGATCATAACAAAAACGTCGAAAACATATGAAAGTGATGCTGAGCCGATTCTACAAACAACATATGGCGAAACAAAACATgtcatattatctaataaactaTTACAAAATGGAAAACATAATGTTGATAGAGTAATAACTGAGATGAAAAATGACTCTAATAGTGACGAAAATTCAGCGAATGAAAGTGAAGAATTTTACGATGACGATGATGTTGAAGCTTATGATGACGATAATGACGATGTAAGCATGAATGTTGACGACGGGAATATgatcaatgataataatgtcgaaataaacgaaaaagattttaaaaaagttatgcaAGAATCCATGAAGTTACAG CCTGATTTTGTACAAAATCTTGATGGCAAGGAGTTGCTGGAACAAATTGAGGAATCTCAAAAATCGCTACCAAATCCAAAGACCgacaatagaaaaatatttaatgcattaaTAGAAGAACTAGAAATTGATCAACGCGTTAGCGATGATAAAGTAAATGAGTTAATCGATGGCCTCGAAAAAATTACGAACTATTTTATATCTagtggaattaaaaaaaatgaaatattaacgaCTCCACCAACGTTACCGATGAATTAA
- the LOC132932452 gene encoding uncharacterized protein LOC132932452 isoform X1 yields MNHFHYYAVAFVFVIACNYIMVKSSGHSRDLGSSSAVRGLHINDIDLTQYHWETMADVQTYDPRTYHLEYIQGLVKKRRKRGFFSMKIPISFTNSVADDEEETVTAITTSDTDTDADTTTRTFANEMSETAANVQAAYWDFMNSAPSKTTYVVSIGTDVKKALVEAAPYLPLVNRVSTYIVPDLSQRDVLALSVNVAALTTQGIKNYSNAEVAESSREPDVGATISQYATGIYNKLKDAFKSHFGDVLDNSPDEEKPHSSEETHGIFDTVKSKMNIFSSFMNSYDSPITENNDDQIETTTVTHTYIEDSQTPITNTIITKTSKTYESDAEPILQTTYGETKHVILSNKLLQNGKHNVDRVITEMKNDSNSDENSANESEEFYDDDDVEAYDDDNDDVSMNVDDGNMINDNNVEINEKDFKKVMQESMKLQPDFVQNLDGKELLEQIEESQKSLPNPKTDNRKIFNALIEELEIDQRVSDDKVNELIDGLEKITNYFISSGIKKNEILTTPPTLPMN; encoded by the exons ATGAATCATTTCCATTATTATGCAGTTGCGTTTGTCTTCGTGATCGCGTGCAACTACATT ATGGTCAAATCCTCTGGACACAGCAGAGACCTTGGATCTTCATCTGCG GTGCGCGGGCTTCACATAAACGATATTGACCTAACACAATATCATTGGGAAACAATGGCCGATGTACAAACCTACGACCCGCGTACATACCATCTCGAATATATTCAAGGCTTAGTTAAAAAAAGGAGGAAACGAGGATTTTTCTCGATGAAAATTCCGATATCGTTTACCAATTCCGTTGCAGACGACGAGGAGGAAACAGTCACCGCGATCACCACTTCGGACACCGACACCGATGCCGACACCACAACCCGCACCTTTGCCAACGAGATGAGTGAGACTGCGGCGAACGTCCAGGCGGCCTATTGGGATTTCATGAACTCGGCCCCATCGAAAACGACGTACGTCGTGAGCATCGGGACGGACGTGAAGAAAGCCTTGGTGGAGGCCGCTCCGTACCTGCCACTAGTGAACAGGGTGTCCACGTACATCGTGCCCGACTTGTCACAGCGTGACGTGCTCGCGTTGTCAGTGAACGTGGCGGCACTCACCACTCAAGGGATCAAGAACTACTCGAACGCCGAAGTCGCCGAATCTTCG AGGGAACCCGATGTTGGTGCTACTATTAGTCAATATGCGACTGGCATTTACAACAAGTTGAAAGATGCTTTTAAATCACATTTTGGAGATGTTTTGGATAATTCACCAGACGAAGAAAAACCCCATTCATCGGAAGAAACACATGGTATATTCGATACAGTGAAaagtaaaatgaatatttttagcaGTTTTATGAATAGTTATGACTCACCCATAACTGAAAACAATGACGACCAAATTGAGACTACGACAGTAACACATACGTACATAGAAGATTCTCAAACCCCTATAACCAACACGATCATAACAAAAACGTCGAAAACATATGAAAGTGATGCTGAGCCGATTCTACAAACAACATATGGCGAAACAAAACATgtcatattatctaataaactaTTACAAAATGGAAAACATAATGTTGATAGAGTAATAACTGAGATGAAAAATGACTCTAATAGTGACGAAAATTCAGCGAATGAAAGTGAAGAATTTTACGATGACGATGATGTTGAAGCTTATGATGACGATAATGACGATGTAAGCATGAATGTTGACGACGGGAATATgatcaatgataataatgtcgaaataaacgaaaaagattttaaaaaagttatgcaAGAATCCATGAAGTTACAG CCTGATTTTGTACAAAATCTTGATGGCAAGGAGTTGCTGGAACAAATTGAGGAATCTCAAAAATCGCTACCAAATCCAAAGACCgacaatagaaaaatatttaatgcattaaTAGAAGAACTAGAAATTGATCAACGCGTTAGCGATGATAAAGTAAATGAGTTAATCGATGGCCTCGAAAAAATTACGAACTATTTTATATCTagtggaattaaaaaaaatgaaatattaacgaCTCCACCAACGTTACCGATGAATTAA
- the LOC132918064 gene encoding uncharacterized protein LOC132918064, with amino-acid sequence MMTCQQLTTVCIFMTTCQIVPGQQMLSDIQRRISSQYPNSMLIHGVLRRPPSGYHYETIRDILNTYPKNSYQIRRGLSNIVSQNTHGSSSSPKNKGFKKPKKKSKKNKSKNNNDGGDDGGDPGDDGGLPDDSTPPDTTPPATDGPPADAPDASPPPDAKR; translated from the exons atgatGACCTGTCAACAACTAACTACAGTGTGCATCTTTATGACCACATGTCAAATc GTGCCCGGACAGCAAATGCTCTCCGACATTCAGAGACGCATCTCAAGCCAGTACCCGAATTCCATGCTGATCCACGGTGTGTTGCGGCGGCCACCGTCAGGTTACCACTACGAAACGATACGAGACATCTTGAATACTTACCCGAAGAATTCGTATCAGATAAGGCGCGGTTTATCGAACATTGTCAGCCAGAATACTCATGGGTCGTCATCATCACCCAAGAATAAGGGGTTCAaaaagccaaaaaaaaaatcgaaaaaaaataagtctAAAAACAACAATGACGGTGGTGACGACGGTGGTGACCCCGGCGACGACGGTGGGTTACCGGATGATTCAACACCGCCGGATACGACTCCACCGGCTACGGATGGACCGCCTGCGGATGCACCGGACGCAAGTCCGCCTCCAGATGCCAAACGGTAG